The following coding sequences are from one Panicum hallii strain FIL2 chromosome 5, PHallii_v3.1, whole genome shotgun sequence window:
- the LOC112893085 gene encoding uncharacterized protein LOC112893085 produces MSLQRSIAISPRCSLSESLHRVGGARRRCASCRSQSSSFAYSARLSPIVLKTYSAIDPSEPKNLDPSSSASRSGPHSATCHPSGTAGVMGASSTSSLRFLEKFVCWSTRDGEESPPFVICNDPLVKKELLSSGNQLTSDSSIALGKLRQKRLFLEQSGACCIVMPCQFLHAWHDEISQGCSVPFLHVGDCVANELKAANLKPVEYGSNVCVGVLATDDTLARKCYLDKLERQGFEVLCPDEASMQRTVLPSVDAFRKGDMEGARNLLRVSLQVLLVRAVNTVILASDDLVGILPDDDPLLKKCIDPLDALVREAIVCTRIPRP; encoded by the exons ATGTCTCTGCAGAG GAGCATAGCCATATCTCCTCGTTGCTCCTTATCTGAATCGCTGCATCGTGTGGGTGGTGCAAGAAGAAGATGTGCATCTTGTAGATCCCAGTCTTCAAGCTTTGCTTATAGTGCGAGACTGTCTCCGATCGTTCTCAAGACCTACAGTGCAATTGATCCCTCCGAACCAAAGAATTTGGATCCGAGCTCCTCAGCTTCAAGAAGTGGACCTCACAGTGCAACTTGTCATCCATCAGGCACTGCTGGAGTAATGGGAGCATCTTCCACTTCCTCTCTCagatttttagaaaaatttgtGTGTTGGAGTACCAGAGATGGAGAAGAGTCACCTCCATTCGTCATCTGCAATGATCCACTTGTCAAGAAAGAGCTTTTGTCATCTGGAAACCAGCTCACTTCTGACTCTAGTATTGCTCTTGGGAAGTTAAGGCAGAAGAGGCTCTTCTTGGAGCAATCTGGAGCATGTTGCATTGTTATGCCATGCCAGTTCTTACATGCCTGGCACGATGAGATTTCACAGGGTTGCTCAGTTCCTTTCCTCCATGTTGGTGATTGTGTTGCAAATGAACTCAAAGCTGCAAACTTGAAACCTGTTGAGTATGGAAGTAATGTCTGTGTAGGAGTTCTGGCTACTGATGATACACTGGCTAGAAAGTGCTACTTAGACAAGCTTGAGAGACAG GGTTTTGAGGTGCTATGTCCAGATGAAGCTTCCATGCAGCGCACAGTGTTACCATCAGTCGATGCATTTAGGAAGGGGGACATGGAAGGTGCAAGAAATCTACTGCGAGTGTCGCTCCAAGTTCTTCTTGTGAGAGCTGTCAATACGGTAATCCTTGCATCTGATGACCTTGTAGGCATCTTGCCTGACGACGACCCTCTGCTCAAGAAATGTATTGACCCCTTGGATGCCTTGGTCCGAGAGGCCATTGTATGCACAAGAATACCTCGACCATGA